In a single window of the Antedon mediterranea chromosome 1, ecAntMedi1.1, whole genome shotgun sequence genome:
- the LOC140041189 gene encoding techylectin-like protein: MTDHLDDMKIAKYSHFRVDTEDSNYTLKISGCNGTAGDSLTSRHNGQQFSTYDRDNDKRSGSGIGTNCAEYNKGAWWYNNCHHSNLNGLYLTPGTEGLTGTSWWNFHRRYHSLKKTVMMVKRAP; encoded by the exons ATGACTGACCACTTGGATGACATGAAGATCGCAAAATATTCTCACTTTCGTGTTGATACTGAGGACTCtaactatactttaaaaatcAGTGGATGCAATGGAACTGCAG gtgaTTCTTTGACATCACGCCACAATGGTCAACAATTTTCAACGTATGATAGAGACAATGATAAGAGAAGCGGTAGCGGGATCGGTACTAACTGTGCTGAGTATAACAAAGGTGCTTGGTGGTACAATAACTGTCATCATTCAAACCTGAATGGGCTTTACCTTACACCAGGTACAGAGGGTTTGACAGGCACCAGCTGGTGGAATTTCCATAGAAGGTACCACAGTCTCAAGAagacagtgatgatggttaaaagagccCCATAA